The following proteins are encoded in a genomic region of Oryza brachyantha chromosome 11, ObraRS2, whole genome shotgun sequence:
- the LOC121055749 gene encoding uncharacterized protein LOC121055749, producing the protein MAWSDLVWGAVLQQQSSLGKFINFDLVNSEKVLKMEGKTEGTSSTPPALAYIPRYDKDDEHRPAIICALTALPIPPAAAQTAAEASASAHAKWQRRTFWTECGSCREKKKLPISDMNSQLTCPACTETFTAVEVARPRSVAASPVAENSSQSSSAALVPASDVVVVPFNLNARAAREGGQLSRAFPKSEVDKLLKERMKEIIELKLKEGKKGDGNGQ; encoded by the exons ATGGCTTG GTCAGATCTTGTGTGGGGAGCGGTTTTGCAACAACAAAGCTCTCTAGGGAAGTTCATCAACTTTGATTTG GTTAATTCGGAGAAGGTACTGAAAATGGAGGGAAAAACTGAAGGCACATCGTCGACGCCGCCTGCACTTGCTTACATTCCCAGATATGATAAGGACGATGAACACAGGCCAGCCATAATTTGTGCTCTCACTGCTCTACCAATTCCTCCAGCTGCGGCACAAACTGCAGCTGAGGCATCAGCATCAGCGCATGCCAAGTGGCAGCGTCGCACGTTTTGGACAGAGTGTGGCAGCTGcagggagaagaagaagctccCCATATCTGACATGAACTCTCAGCTCACCTGCCCTGCCTGCACTGAAACATTTACAGCAGTGGAGGTGGCTAGACCTAGAAGTGTTGCTGCTTCGCCTGTCGCTGAGAACTCCTCGCAGTCCAGCAGTGCTGCTCTTGTTCCAGCTTCTGATGTGGTGGTTGTGCCGTTCAACCTGAATGCAAGAGCTGCTCGTGAGGGAGGTCAGCTAAGTAGGGCATTCCCTAAGTCTGAGGTTGACAAGCTTCTGAAAGAAAGGATGAAGGAGATCATAGAACTGAAGCTCAAGGAGGGGAAGAAGGGAGATGGTAATGGACAGTAG